Proteins encoded by one window of Gemmatimonadales bacterium:
- a CDS encoding radical SAM protein, producing MTASAARDRPAAQLDLLPGQSAPAGWSLLDQRERGTRFLALSVRSALNTPATTRMGFWSINPYVGCEFGCTYCYARDTHRYAMERHGADGEEPMPAWQAFEKRILVKTDIVEVLARTLDPARLAGHSLVIGTATDAYQPAERRFRLTRGILELLLRYRGLSIGLITKSPLVTRDLGVLQRLSERHEVTVNISLATADPRLARRLELRSPMPAVRLKALRRLTEGGVHAGLLVAPIVPGVTDDRAGLSQLMAAAKAAGARYVVGSALRLGPAARHRFLPVLTREFPHLARRYERHYARREGVSPAYQQALSRRLHELQRLHGFPVDEGMRRKQQLEGHEPRAVPAPEQPSLL from the coding sequence GTGACGGCATCCGCCGCTCGAGATCGGCCGGCGGCACAACTCGACCTGTTGCCCGGCCAGTCCGCGCCGGCCGGCTGGTCCCTGCTCGACCAGCGCGAGCGCGGCACCCGCTTCCTGGCGCTCTCCGTCCGCTCGGCGCTCAACACTCCGGCCACCACCCGCATGGGGTTCTGGTCCATCAATCCCTACGTCGGGTGCGAGTTCGGCTGCACCTACTGCTACGCGCGAGACACCCACCGTTACGCCATGGAGCGCCACGGGGCCGACGGCGAGGAGCCGATGCCCGCCTGGCAGGCGTTCGAGAAGCGCATCCTGGTCAAGACCGACATCGTCGAGGTGCTGGCCCGCACGCTCGATCCGGCCCGGCTCGCCGGGCACTCGCTGGTCATCGGCACCGCCACCGATGCCTACCAGCCAGCCGAGCGGCGGTTCCGCCTCACCCGCGGCATCCTCGAGCTCCTGCTGCGCTACCGCGGTCTGTCCATCGGGCTCATCACCAAGTCGCCGCTGGTCACCCGGGACCTGGGGGTGCTTCAGCGGCTGAGCGAGCGGCACGAGGTCACCGTCAACATCTCCCTCGCCACCGCCGATCCCCGGCTGGCCCGGCGCCTCGAGCTGCGCTCGCCCATGCCGGCGGTCCGGCTCAAGGCGCTCCGCCGCCTCACCGAGGGCGGGGTCCACGCCGGACTGCTGGTGGCCCCCATCGTCCCCGGCGTCACCGACGATCGGGCTGGACTCTCGCAACTCATGGCGGCGGCGAAGGCGGCGGGCGCCCGCTACGTGGTCGGGTCGGCGCTCCGGCTCGGCCCCGCGGCACGGCACCGCTTCCTTCCCGTCCTCACCCGCGAGTTCCCCCACCTGGCCCGGCGCTACGAGCGGCACTACGCCCGGCGCGAAGGGGTGAGTCCCGCCTATCAGCAGGCGCTGAGCCGCCGGCTGCATGAGCTGCAGCGGCTCCATGGATTCCCGGTCGACGAAGGCATGCGAAGGAAGCAGCAGCTCGAGGGGCACGAACCGCGCGCGGTTCCCGCTCCCGAACAGCCGTCCCTGCTGTAG
- a CDS encoding DUF3011 domain-containing protein — protein sequence MLSPFRSPSVVLALLAVTVTLRLDAQQSTPTEGCRQAVYARFSGSDSSEVTVGQVSPSVVNWRTARGLSGVCVIEGGRVVRVEAKNLTQPVPVSVTGPLDRNTAALACKNEVSGRMPQVPDGQITVTPGRSDSKGNLGVSWRTPRGAAGTCLVDAQGQVVDFRTIRADPNQPTATGGRSRLTCESRENRRNECPLPESVDVRLVRVISASPCLEGRSWGWDDRKIWVTGGCRAEFELKSKRRPGYDLNRPDAAADLQALRACREEVLRRFPGTPNAQVTTSVASREGEGLIRVDWSMRRGGRGECRINRIGKVVQFRTAPGAPAGGRREDITPGQGPGQGPGQVRQVTCESQGGDRKECAIPSGGRVRLVKVLSDAPCTEGQSWGSDANRIWVTSGCRADFEVESPPR from the coding sequence ATGCTCTCCCCATTCCGCTCTCCCAGCGTCGTGCTCGCGCTGCTCGCGGTCACCGTCACGCTCCGGCTCGACGCGCAGCAATCCACCCCGACGGAGGGGTGCCGCCAGGCGGTGTACGCGAGGTTCAGCGGCTCGGACTCCTCCGAGGTGACCGTGGGCCAGGTCTCCCCCTCGGTGGTGAACTGGCGGACCGCCCGCGGTCTCTCGGGGGTCTGCGTGATCGAGGGCGGACGGGTGGTCCGGGTCGAGGCCAAGAACCTCACCCAGCCCGTTCCGGTATCGGTCACCGGACCGCTCGACCGCAACACGGCCGCCCTGGCCTGCAAGAACGAGGTCTCGGGCCGCATGCCCCAGGTCCCGGACGGGCAGATCACCGTCACGCCGGGACGCAGCGACAGCAAGGGAAATCTCGGGGTGAGCTGGCGTACGCCGCGGGGCGCCGCGGGCACCTGCCTGGTCGACGCCCAAGGACAGGTGGTGGATTTCAGGACAATCCGGGCCGATCCCAACCAACCGACCGCCACCGGCGGGAGGAGCCGGCTCACCTGCGAGTCCCGCGAGAACCGCAGGAACGAGTGCCCCCTCCCGGAGAGCGTGGACGTGCGGCTGGTCCGGGTCATCAGCGCGAGCCCCTGCCTGGAGGGGCGCTCCTGGGGGTGGGACGATCGGAAGATCTGGGTCACCGGTGGCTGCCGCGCCGAGTTCGAGCTCAAGTCGAAGCGGCGGCCGGGATACGATCTCAATCGGCCGGACGCGGCGGCCGACCTTCAGGCCCTGCGTGCCTGCCGGGAGGAGGTCTTGCGGCGGTTCCCCGGCACTCCGAACGCCCAGGTGACGACCTCGGTGGCTTCGCGTGAGGGCGAGGGACTGATCCGGGTCGACTGGAGCATGCGACGGGGTGGACGCGGCGAGTGCCGGATCAATCGCATCGGAAAGGTGGTGCAGTTCCGGACTGCGCCTGGGGCTCCGGCAGGTGGGCGGAGAGAAGACATCACCCCTGGCCAGGGGCCTGGCCAGGGGCCTGGGCAGGTGCGGCAGGTCACCTGCGAGTCGCAAGGTGGCGATCGAAAGGAGTGTGCCATTCCGAGCGGTGGCCGCGTACGCCTGGTCAAGGTGCTGAGCGACGCACCCTGCACCGAGGGGCAGAGCTGGGGCTCGGACGCCAATCGGATCTGGGTCACAAGCGGCTGCCGGGCCGACTTCGAGGTGGAGAGCCCGCCCCGGTGA
- a CDS encoding protein kinase, with protein MTLVPPSLISALQDRYRLERELGQGGMATVYLARDLRHDRDVALKVLRPELSAVLGRERFLTEIRVTAKLDHPHILTLIDSGESNGFLWYVLPLVRGESLRHRLARDRQLGVPEALAIAGAIAGALEYAHQRGVIHRDVKPENILLHEGEPMLTDFGIALALHEAGGERLTETGLSVGTPHYMSPEQATAERRLDSKSDIYSLGAVVYEMLAGEPPFTGATGRAVIAKLMTVPPTPLRTVRDAVPEHIDAAIVRALAKVPADRFPTAAAFGATLRDAPTSGEVGRKRRPTAGRRLPWWAWFAGIGGLAALAFQLVHAHPAPPRPGSELAALDARAEHSLDRRTRAGVVAAITDYSAIVRRDSTHEPAWTGLAKAYVRAYIRNFSLPGISRDSTLRLAVLAVERARAADSGSAEAWVAQAMVSRAVDPTDLTPAFRAIRRALVLDSASGPAWHVLAMSMAETGDFTGAMKAWHRSVTVAPTYAEGAAFLGQAYYWRHQYDSAQAWVDSAVALDANYILPREVGGFVAIEHGDFAKGAAAFDAARRLGDDIEIVNALAGSALAEARAGRLKEARALLRHADSLAAAYSPTPLHTAVWLAEAYAGLGDIDRALPWLASVEDRGDLHSQVHLRCDPPFAPIAADQRFRQLLITPRPPSEAGC; from the coding sequence ATGACGCTGGTTCCGCCGAGCCTCATCAGCGCGCTCCAGGATCGCTACCGCCTCGAGCGGGAGCTGGGCCAGGGGGGCATGGCCACGGTCTACCTCGCCCGCGACCTCCGGCATGACCGGGATGTCGCTCTCAAGGTCCTTCGTCCTGAGCTGTCAGCGGTGCTGGGCCGCGAGCGCTTCCTGACCGAGATCCGAGTCACCGCGAAGCTCGACCACCCCCACATCCTCACCCTGATCGACTCCGGCGAAAGCAACGGATTCCTGTGGTATGTGCTGCCCCTCGTCCGGGGAGAGTCGCTGCGACATCGGCTGGCGCGGGACCGACAGCTCGGAGTCCCTGAGGCGCTCGCGATCGCCGGTGCCATCGCCGGGGCGCTCGAGTATGCCCACCAGCGCGGCGTCATCCACCGGGATGTGAAACCGGAGAACATCCTGCTGCACGAGGGAGAGCCGATGCTGACCGACTTCGGCATCGCGCTCGCACTGCACGAGGCGGGCGGCGAGCGGCTGACGGAGACCGGCCTCAGCGTCGGCACCCCGCACTACATGAGCCCGGAGCAGGCCACCGCCGAGCGGCGACTCGACAGCAAGAGCGATATTTACAGCCTCGGTGCGGTGGTGTACGAGATGTTGGCGGGCGAGCCGCCGTTCACCGGCGCCACGGGACGGGCGGTGATCGCCAAGCTGATGACTGTGCCGCCCACACCGCTTCGGACGGTCCGTGACGCCGTCCCGGAGCATATCGATGCCGCCATCGTCCGAGCGCTTGCAAAGGTCCCAGCGGACCGGTTCCCGACAGCGGCCGCCTTCGGCGCCACCCTGCGAGACGCCCCCACATCCGGAGAGGTGGGCCGGAAGCGTCGACCCACCGCCGGTCGGCGCCTGCCGTGGTGGGCCTGGTTCGCCGGTATCGGCGGGCTGGCTGCGCTGGCGTTCCAGCTGGTCCACGCCCACCCAGCTCCGCCACGGCCGGGCTCGGAGCTCGCGGCGCTGGACGCGCGCGCGGAACACAGTCTCGACCGGCGCACGAGGGCGGGCGTCGTCGCGGCGATCACCGACTACAGCGCCATCGTGCGGCGCGACTCGACCCACGAGCCCGCCTGGACCGGACTCGCCAAGGCCTACGTCCGCGCCTACATCCGGAACTTCTCGCTGCCGGGAATCTCCCGGGACAGCACCCTGCGCCTGGCGGTGCTGGCCGTGGAGCGCGCTCGGGCCGCCGATTCCGGGAGCGCGGAGGCCTGGGTTGCCCAGGCAATGGTCAGTCGCGCGGTCGACCCGACGGACCTGACGCCTGCCTTCCGCGCCATTCGCCGCGCCCTGGTTCTCGACTCCGCGTCAGGTCCGGCCTGGCACGTTCTCGCGATGAGCATGGCCGAGACCGGTGACTTCACGGGAGCCATGAAGGCGTGGCATCGCAGTGTGACCGTGGCGCCCACCTATGCCGAGGGAGCCGCGTTCCTCGGGCAGGCGTACTACTGGCGGCACCAATATGACAGCGCCCAGGCGTGGGTGGACAGCGCCGTCGCGCTGGATGCGAACTACATCCTCCCCAGGGAGGTAGGCGGATTTGTCGCGATCGAACATGGCGATTTTGCGAAAGGCGCCGCGGCGTTCGACGCGGCGCGGCGGCTCGGCGACGATATCGAGATCGTGAACGCGCTGGCGGGGAGTGCCTTGGCGGAAGCCCGCGCCGGCCGGCTCAAGGAGGCGCGGGCCCTCCTGCGACACGCCGACTCGCTGGCCGCGGCCTACTCACCGACGCCCCTGCACACCGCGGTCTGGCTGGCCGAGGCGTACGCCGGGCTCGGCGACATCGATCGTGCCCTGCCGTGGCTGGCCAGTGTCGAAGACCGGGGTGATCTCCACTCACAAGTGCACCTGCGCTGCGACCCACCCTTCGCACCGATTGCCGCCGACCAGCGCTTCCGGCAGCTGCTCATCACGCCGAGACCACCCTCCGAGGCTGGCTGCTAG
- a CDS encoding isoprenylcysteine carboxylmethyltransferase family protein — translation MFTLVRAVVYASLFIGLLLVFLPAQVVARSGIAAPGQVGAIQVLGILLAVAGGTLAVSCILTFAFIGRGTPAPFDPPRRLVVRGPYRWVRNPMYVGATTALLGAALYYESLPLFVYGAGFLVLMHLFVIVYEEPTLRRTFGGEYKEYCRRVGRWWPRWV, via the coding sequence ATGTTCACCCTCGTTCGAGCCGTTGTCTACGCCAGTCTCTTCATCGGCCTTCTACTGGTGTTTCTACCGGCGCAGGTGGTGGCTCGGTCCGGCATCGCCGCCCCCGGTCAGGTGGGAGCGATACAGGTGCTGGGGATCCTCCTTGCGGTTGCGGGCGGAACGCTGGCCGTGAGTTGTATCCTGACGTTCGCCTTCATCGGCCGGGGGACGCCGGCGCCTTTCGATCCTCCTCGTCGACTGGTCGTTCGGGGGCCGTACCGATGGGTGCGGAATCCCATGTACGTAGGAGCGACCACCGCGTTGCTTGGTGCGGCACTCTACTATGAATCCCTGCCGCTTTTCGTCTACGGAGCCGGGTTCCTGGTGCTGATGCACCTGTTCGTCATAGTGTACGAGGAACCCACGCTGCGCCGGACGTTCGGGGGTGAGTACAAGGAGTATTGTCGGCGGGTAGGACGCTGGTGGCCGCGTTGGGTCTGA
- a CDS encoding amidohydrolase family protein translates to MIRWTVGLAGALGAMVLAAAVPCVAQSVAITGGTVYPVSGPKIEHGTVLLRDGVIVAVGAGVPVPAGATIIDATGRWITPGLIASATTLGIKLFESNAELETEEDTVAGDVNAAVNLADALDPASVTIPVARLQGITTTLAVPSGGLVAGQAVLFDLAGDRLPDLVVRSPAAMVADLSQSSKGAGGGSRAGAAARLRQLLRDAREYQRRKSDFEHARMQPLSAPGPDLEALQPVLEGQLPLLITANRRSDIETALRIGQEFGIHLVMRGAAEGWQMAAELAQARIPVVVEPLTDVPTFDAPGARLDNAALLQAAGATVLIAQTDLAQFRDLRQAAGNAVRTGLGWDAALRAVTLGPAEAFGVGEKYGSLEAGKVADLVVWSGDPFEFASRVEHVFIRGRDLPLVSRQTELLQRYRRLPPAY, encoded by the coding sequence ATGATCCGGTGGACGGTTGGTCTCGCGGGCGCGCTGGGGGCCATGGTGCTGGCCGCGGCGGTCCCGTGCGTAGCGCAGAGCGTGGCGATCACTGGAGGCACCGTTTACCCCGTCTCCGGGCCCAAGATCGAGCACGGCACCGTGCTGCTTCGGGACGGCGTGATCGTCGCGGTCGGTGCCGGTGTGCCCGTGCCTGCGGGCGCGACCATCATCGATGCCACCGGCCGATGGATCACGCCGGGCCTCATCGCTTCGGCCACGACGCTCGGGATCAAGCTGTTCGAGAGCAACGCCGAGCTGGAGACCGAGGAAGACACCGTGGCTGGGGACGTGAACGCCGCCGTCAACCTGGCGGACGCGCTGGACCCGGCCTCGGTTACGATCCCAGTGGCTCGGCTCCAGGGCATCACCACTACGCTGGCGGTCCCCTCCGGCGGGCTGGTCGCGGGCCAGGCCGTGCTCTTCGACCTGGCCGGCGACCGACTGCCTGACCTGGTGGTCCGCTCGCCGGCCGCGATGGTGGCCGATCTCTCGCAGTCGAGCAAGGGCGCCGGCGGAGGCAGCCGGGCGGGTGCGGCCGCGCGGCTCCGCCAGCTGCTCCGCGATGCCCGCGAGTATCAGCGGCGGAAGAGCGATTTCGAGCATGCCCGGATGCAGCCGCTCTCCGCCCCCGGGCCGGATCTGGAGGCGCTGCAGCCGGTGCTGGAGGGTCAGCTACCCTTGCTCATCACCGCCAACCGCCGGAGCGACATCGAGACGGCGCTCCGGATCGGGCAGGAGTTCGGGATCCATCTGGTCATGCGCGGCGCCGCGGAGGGGTGGCAGATGGCGGCCGAGCTGGCGCAGGCGCGGATTCCCGTCGTGGTCGAGCCGCTCACGGATGTGCCCACGTTCGACGCGCCCGGCGCGCGGCTGGACAACGCGGCCCTGCTCCAGGCAGCGGGCGCGACGGTCCTCATCGCACAGACCGATCTCGCGCAATTCCGAGACCTGCGTCAGGCGGCCGGCAACGCGGTTCGTACCGGCCTCGGCTGGGACGCAGCGCTGCGGGCGGTGACGCTCGGACCGGCGGAAGCGTTCGGGGTTGGGGAGAAGTACGGGTCACTCGAGGCGGGGAAAGTGGCCGATCTCGTGGTCTGGTCGGGCGACCCGTTCGAGTTCGCCAGCCGGGTAGAGCACGTCTTCATCCGAGGGCGGGACCTGCCGCTGGTGAGCCGGCAGACCGAGCTGCTGCAGCGCTACCGGAGGCTGCCGCCGGCGTATTGA
- a CDS encoding DUF1080 domain-containing protein, giving the protein MHLRPNLVIRFAALALVACAPARGSAQVKSGEQDVAAASPNTLTAEERTAGWQLLFNGVSLDGWKASDKPGTFSVAHGQIIVRGPTSHLFYLGPVQHHDFTDFELRLDVMTYPGANSGVYFHTEWQEKGWPDKGYEVQVNNSHADTSRTAGLWGIKDNPIPPAKDRTWFTLSITVQGKHIVTKVDDKVIVDYTEEDHPVRPPELAHRLISHGTFALQGHDPKSEVHYRNIKVRVL; this is encoded by the coding sequence ATGCACCTTAGGCCCAACCTCGTCATACGCTTCGCCGCCCTCGCGCTGGTAGCCTGTGCCCCGGCGCGTGGCAGCGCGCAGGTCAAGTCCGGTGAGCAGGATGTCGCAGCCGCGAGCCCCAACACGCTGACCGCCGAGGAGCGCACCGCGGGCTGGCAACTTCTGTTCAATGGGGTGAGCCTGGACGGCTGGAAGGCCAGCGACAAGCCGGGCACGTTCAGCGTGGCACACGGGCAGATCATCGTGCGCGGTCCGACCTCGCACCTCTTCTATCTCGGTCCCGTCCAACATCACGACTTCACTGACTTCGAGCTCAGGCTCGACGTGATGACCTATCCCGGGGCGAACTCCGGGGTCTATTTCCACACGGAGTGGCAGGAAAAGGGGTGGCCCGACAAAGGCTACGAGGTGCAGGTGAACAATTCGCACGCCGACACCAGCCGCACCGCCGGGCTCTGGGGCATCAAGGACAACCCCATCCCCCCCGCCAAAGACAGGACCTGGTTCACTCTTTCGATCACCGTTCAGGGCAAGCACATCGTCACCAAGGTCGATGACAAGGTGATCGTGGACTACACCGAGGAAGACCACCCGGTCCGCCCACCCGAGCTTGCCCACCGCCTGATCTCGCACGGGACGTTTGCCCTCCAGGGACACGACCCCAAGAGCGAGGTGC